In Mucilaginibacter celer, one DNA window encodes the following:
- the pgmB gene encoding beta-phosphoglucomutase: MNTIKACIFDLDGVIVDTAIYHYKAWKRLANSLGFDFTEHQNEQLKGVSRVRSLQLILGWGNVTKTEAEQEVLATQKNTWYMEMVNQMTPAEILPGAKEFLETCRAVGLKIALGSASKNSMTILDKLNLTDMFDAVIDGNKVSKAKPDPEVFLAGAQALGMQPDECVVFEDAIAGVEAALAGDMKVVGIGSPDVLVGANLVIKGLDEMTLDKLYKL, translated from the coding sequence ATGAACACGATTAAAGCTTGCATTTTCGATCTCGACGGGGTGATTGTTGACACCGCCATTTACCACTATAAAGCCTGGAAAAGGCTGGCCAACTCGCTTGGTTTTGATTTTACCGAACACCAGAACGAACAACTGAAAGGCGTAAGCCGCGTACGTTCCCTGCAACTGATATTAGGTTGGGGCAACGTAACCAAAACCGAAGCCGAGCAGGAAGTACTCGCCACCCAAAAAAACACCTGGTACATGGAAATGGTAAACCAGATGACACCGGCCGAGATCCTGCCCGGAGCCAAAGAGTTTTTAGAAACCTGTCGTGCCGTAGGCCTTAAAATAGCTTTAGGCTCAGCCAGTAAAAATTCGATGACCATTTTGGATAAGCTGAACCTCACCGATATGTTTGATGCCGTGATAGATGGCAACAAAGTAAGCAAAGCCAAACCCGATCCCGAAGTTTTCCTTGCCGGTGCGCAAGCCTTAGGCATGCAGCCTGATGAGTGCGTGGTATTTGAAGATGCCATTGCAGGCGTTGAAGCCGCCCTTGCCGGAGATATGAAGGTAGTAGGCATCGGCTCGCCGGATGTGCTGGTGGGAGCTAACCTGGTAATAAAAGGTTTGGATGAGATGACCTTGGACAAATTGTATAAATTATAA
- a CDS encoding glycoside hydrolase family 13 protein, translating to MRKTLLSAFCCLLAALGVKAQTPALERVEPMSWWVGMSNPNLQLVVHGSNIASRNVSLSYPGVKLKAVHKVENPNYLFIDLQIFSSAVPGTFPIKFKKAGEKDLSYSYTLNKRDKSAGRIQGVTNKDVIYLIMPDRFSNGDASNDSFDNLRERGVHRDSMYSRHGGDLQGIINHLDYIKSLGVTAIWLTPEIENDEPHASYHGYAVTDYYKIDPRYGTNDLYKKFVEKCHAVGIKVIKDLVHNHAGTEGYLIQDMPMKSWVHQWPTYTKSNFRDATVMDPHASPMDRKLMQDGWFDHRMADMNQNNVYVQNYLTQNHIWWVEYAGIDGFRLDTYPYNEPVYMAKWAKDVKAEFPKLSIFGETLVWSAANQAYFTQGNTVNRGFDTQLPGVTDGVLKDAIYEAINGKDGWTDGVGRLYSVVAQDFLYQDATRNTIFMDNHDMSRLLSMVGEDVVKYKSAIAMLLTMRGVPQLYYGDEILMKNYSNPDGLVREDFPGGWAGDKDNKFTAEGRSKKEKDAFNYVSKLANYRKGTTALQTGKLMQYVPENGIYVYFRYDAQKTVMILFNSNEKDQETTTSRYFERTGDAKKARNVLTDEVISLDKVSIPAKTTLVLELIPGVTH from the coding sequence ATGAGAAAAACCTTACTATCCGCCTTTTGCTGCTTGCTGGCTGCTTTGGGTGTAAAGGCACAAACGCCTGCTTTGGAGCGCGTTGAGCCTATGTCGTGGTGGGTTGGCATGAGTAACCCTAACCTGCAGTTGGTGGTTCATGGCAGCAATATCGCCTCGCGCAATGTATCTTTAAGCTACCCCGGCGTAAAGCTTAAAGCAGTGCATAAAGTTGAAAATCCGAATTATTTATTCATTGATCTTCAAATTTTTTCATCAGCAGTTCCGGGAACGTTCCCGATAAAGTTTAAAAAAGCAGGCGAAAAAGATCTGAGCTATAGCTACACGCTCAATAAACGCGATAAATCGGCAGGCCGCATCCAGGGCGTAACCAATAAAGATGTGATCTATTTGATTATGCCTGACAGGTTTAGCAATGGCGATGCTTCGAACGACTCGTTCGATAACCTGCGCGAACGCGGCGTTCACCGCGATTCGATGTACAGCCGCCACGGGGGCGATCTGCAAGGCATCATCAACCACCTTGATTACATCAAAAGCTTAGGCGTAACAGCCATCTGGCTCACACCCGAAATTGAGAACGACGAGCCTCACGCTTCATACCACGGCTACGCCGTAACAGACTACTATAAGATAGATCCACGCTACGGCACTAACGATCTGTATAAAAAGTTTGTAGAGAAATGCCACGCTGTGGGTATCAAAGTAATTAAAGACCTGGTACACAACCACGCAGGTACTGAGGGCTACCTGATACAGGATATGCCGATGAAAAGCTGGGTACACCAATGGCCAACCTACACCAAATCAAACTTCCGCGACGCCACGGTGATGGACCCACACGCCTCGCCCATGGATCGTAAGCTGATGCAGGATGGCTGGTTTGACCACCGCATGGCCGATATGAACCAGAACAATGTGTACGTGCAAAACTACCTCACTCAAAACCATATCTGGTGGGTGGAGTATGCCGGTATTGATGGGTTCAGGCTGGATACCTATCCGTATAACGAACCGGTTTACATGGCCAAATGGGCAAAGGATGTAAAGGCCGAATTTCCGAAGCTCTCCATATTTGGCGAAACGCTGGTTTGGTCGGCAGCTAACCAGGCTTATTTTACGCAGGGCAATACCGTTAACCGCGGTTTTGATACCCAATTGCCCGGCGTAACCGATGGTGTTTTAAAAGATGCTATTTACGAAGCCATTAACGGCAAAGATGGATGGACGGATGGTGTAGGCCGTTTATACTCGGTTGTAGCGCAGGACTTTTTATACCAGGATGCCACCCGCAACACCATCTTTATGGATAATCATGATATGAGCCGCCTTTTATCGATGGTGGGTGAGGATGTGGTGAAATACAAATCGGCCATCGCTATGCTGCTCACCATGCGTGGCGTACCGCAGTTATATTATGGCGATGAGATCCTGATGAAAAATTACTCTAACCCGGATGGCCTTGTTCGCGAAGATTTTCCGGGTGGTTGGGCTGGTGATAAGGATAACAAGTTTACCGCCGAAGGCCGCAGCAAAAAAGAGAAAGACGCTTTTAACTATGTAAGCAAGCTGGCCAATTACCGCAAAGGTACAACCGCCCTGCAAACCGGTAAACTGATGCAGTATGTGCCCGAAAACGGTATCTACGTGTATTTCAGGTACGATGCACAGAAAACGGTGATGATCCTGTTCAACAGTAATGAAAAAGATCAGGAAACCACCACATCGCGCTATTTTGAGCGTACCGGCGATGCCAAAAAAGCAAGGAACGTGCTTACAGATGAAGTGATTAGTCTGGATAAAGTAAGCATCCCTGCTAAAACAACATTGGTGTTAGAATTAATACCGGGGGTAACACATTAA
- a CDS encoding ferritin: MKDLLRIKSLISSDIETLLNQQVKKEALSSSIYLAMASWCNRNGYDFSSDYFFKQAEEERHHQLKFYKYILDMGGNAVSPEVTGIKQEYNSFREVFEEALDQEISVTNSIKNIYAKCLKEQDFVTMEFLNWFLKEQREEEYKARRALELFEVIGEEGTGRWQIDKHVGQIKYDSEA, encoded by the coding sequence ATGAAAGATTTACTCCGCATAAAAAGCCTGATCTCATCAGATATCGAAACGCTTTTAAACCAGCAAGTTAAAAAAGAAGCACTCTCTTCTTCTATATATTTAGCCATGGCTTCATGGTGCAACCGTAACGGTTATGATTTTTCGTCAGATTATTTTTTTAAACAAGCTGAAGAAGAGCGTCATCATCAACTAAAATTTTACAAATACATCCTGGATATGGGCGGCAACGCGGTATCACCAGAAGTAACCGGCATCAAACAGGAATACAACTCATTCCGCGAAGTGTTTGAGGAGGCTTTGGATCAGGAGATCAGTGTAACCAACTCTATTAAAAACATTTACGCTAAATGTTTAAAAGAGCAGGATTTTGTTACCATGGAGTTCCTGAACTGGTTCCTGAAAGAACAACGCGAAGAAGAATACAAAGCCCGTCGCGCCCTCGAACTATTCGAAGTTATTGGCGAAGAAGGTACCGGCAGGTGGCAAATTGATAAACACGTTGGTCAGATAAAATACGATAGCGAGGCGTAA
- a CDS encoding (2Fe-2S) ferredoxin domain-containing protein: protein MGKFTIPDKVLYVCVGSKCGKRGGKDMYKLAKSYIKHHHGREGIEVIETECTDRCKYAPICSIQPGNTWLKEYHPKEVLQAMGLIE from the coding sequence ATGGGCAAATTCACCATACCTGATAAAGTGCTGTACGTATGTGTAGGCAGCAAATGCGGAAAACGGGGCGGCAAGGATATGTATAAACTGGCCAAATCGTACATTAAACATCACCACGGTCGCGAAGGAATAGAGGTGATAGAAACCGAATGCACCGACAGGTGCAAATACGCGCCAATCTGCAGCATCCAGCCGGGTAATACCTGGTTAAAGGAATATCATCCTAAAGAGGTTTTGCAGGCGATGGGGTTGATAGAATAA
- a CDS encoding DUF3095 domain-containing protein, whose protein sequence is MSANSNHFYTALVVNNIPLGELFIRSDLFENVPEDWHIIITDIRNSTQAVQNGEHENVNFVATGSIVTVLNIAFKQDITVPFFFGGDGATFIIPPLIVDEVMKALALYRENTQRNFGLELRTGIVNVKQVYEHGSKLCISKYCTSGNFTIPIVLGNGLSYAEKVIKGDKEDPHQHAAGDGELDLSGMSCRWDKIPPPENTEEVVSLLVVARNEKDQAMVFKDVICHIDEIYGAPEKRQPISIPQLKQNSTFARLRKEMKAQLGEIKVLELLKEWIVMLYSHIYFSTSDGKKYLKRLVEMSDTLVIDGKINTVISGTSAQRKKLQDVLVKLENEGKLFFGFHVSRESVMSCYVRDLEDGHIHFVDGAEGGYTKAAGFIKKKLAG, encoded by the coding sequence ATGTCTGCCAATAGTAACCATTTTTATACTGCGCTTGTAGTAAACAATATCCCCCTCGGAGAGCTTTTTATACGTTCCGATCTGTTTGAGAACGTACCTGAGGATTGGCACATTATTATCACCGATATCCGGAACAGTACCCAGGCGGTACAGAACGGCGAGCACGAGAATGTGAATTTTGTGGCTACAGGAAGCATTGTTACCGTGCTGAATATCGCCTTTAAGCAAGACATTACCGTGCCTTTCTTTTTTGGGGGAGATGGGGCTACCTTTATCATTCCGCCGCTTATTGTTGATGAGGTGATGAAGGCTTTGGCCTTATACCGCGAAAATACACAGCGTAATTTTGGATTGGAGCTACGCACCGGGATTGTGAATGTAAAGCAGGTTTATGAGCACGGATCTAAGCTATGTATCAGTAAATACTGCACCTCGGGTAATTTTACCATCCCGATAGTGCTGGGCAATGGCCTAAGTTATGCCGAAAAGGTAATTAAGGGTGATAAAGAAGATCCGCATCAGCACGCGGCCGGCGATGGCGAGCTTGACCTGAGCGGAATGAGCTGCCGATGGGATAAGATCCCTCCGCCCGAAAACACCGAAGAAGTTGTTTCCCTGTTGGTTGTTGCCCGGAACGAAAAGGATCAGGCTATGGTATTTAAAGATGTGATCTGCCACATCGACGAAATTTATGGTGCTCCTGAAAAGCGGCAGCCCATTTCCATCCCCCAGCTTAAACAAAACTCAACGTTTGCCAGGCTGCGGAAAGAAATGAAAGCACAGTTAGGCGAAATTAAAGTGCTCGAATTGTTGAAAGAATGGATAGTTATGCTTTACAGCCATATTTATTTCAGTACCAGCGACGGTAAAAAATATTTGAAACGCCTGGTTGAAATGTCAGATACGCTGGTGATTGATGGAAAGATCAACACCGTTATTTCAGGTACATCCGCGCAGCGCAAAAAATTGCAGGATGTGCTGGTGAAATTGGAAAATGAGGGTAAGTTGTTTTTCGGTTTCCATGTAAGTCGTGAATCGGTAATGTCATGCTATGTGCGCGACCTTGAGGATGGGCATATTCATTTTGTGGATGGTGCAGAGGGAGGATATACCAAAGCCGCCGGGTTTATTAAAAAGAAACTGGCCGGATAG
- a CDS encoding glyoxalase superfamily protein — MKAIEIISIPVTDQQAAKEFYLKLGFEIMVEANFENQTWIQMSFPGAPVSITLVNWFPQMPAGSVRGFVIKTDDLDKEVEELRAKGLEVEDAEKTPWGRFATVKDPDGNALSLHGK; from the coding sequence ATGAAAGCTATCGAGATCATCTCCATACCGGTAACCGATCAGCAAGCCGCTAAAGAATTTTACCTCAAACTTGGTTTCGAAATAATGGTGGAAGCCAATTTTGAAAATCAAACCTGGATCCAGATGTCGTTTCCCGGTGCCCCGGTTTCTATAACGCTCGTAAACTGGTTCCCGCAGATGCCTGCCGGCAGTGTGCGCGGCTTTGTAATTAAAACCGATGATCTGGATAAAGAGGTGGAAGAACTACGCGCCAAAGGGCTTGAAGTAGAAGATGCTGAGAAGACACCGTGGGGAAGGTTTGCTACTGTTAAAGACCCGGATGGGAACGCGTTGAGTTTACATGGGAAATAA
- a CDS encoding IS256 family transposase: MKKKALEQLRSGKSLYGKDGAFAPLLKSFLDAALEAELESHLDEAERSSGNRRNGKTSKNIRTSDGTISISTPRDRNSSFEPELIRKRETILAESLESKIIGMYGLGMSFRDISKHIKDMYDTDISHSTLSAITDKIIPEVKEWQSRPLDELYTIVWLDAMHYKVKEEHRMVAHAVYNILGIDRHGHKELLGMYVSQSEGANFWLSVLTDLQNRGVKDILIACIDNLNGFPQAINTVFPQTEIQTCIVHQIRNSLKYVASKDQKVFMKDLKPVYQAETLELAELRLEQLEEKWGKKYEKVLESWRNNWSKLTTYFQYDTTIRKLIYTTNTIEGFHRQIRKVTKTKGGFTSDMALLKLIYLAHNNIKQKWTMPLSNWATTAQKLAIWFPGRMILDLM; this comes from the coding sequence ATGAAAAAGAAAGCCCTTGAGCAACTCCGCTCGGGCAAATCGCTTTATGGCAAGGATGGAGCCTTTGCACCGTTGCTAAAAAGTTTCCTTGATGCCGCCCTTGAGGCGGAATTGGAAAGCCATTTAGATGAAGCAGAACGCAGTTCAGGCAATCGCAGGAACGGTAAGACCAGTAAGAATATCCGAACCTCTGATGGCACCATATCTATTAGTACCCCTCGTGATCGCAATTCCAGTTTTGAACCCGAACTGATCCGCAAACGGGAAACGATATTAGCAGAAAGTCTTGAATCCAAGATCATCGGCATGTATGGACTGGGCATGAGTTTCCGCGATATATCAAAGCATATCAAAGACATGTATGATACAGATATCAGTCACAGTACCTTATCTGCTATAACAGATAAGATCATTCCTGAAGTAAAAGAATGGCAATCAAGGCCGCTGGATGAACTTTACACCATTGTTTGGCTGGATGCGATGCATTACAAGGTTAAAGAGGAACACCGCATGGTAGCGCATGCTGTTTATAACATTCTTGGTATTGACCGTCACGGTCACAAGGAGTTGTTAGGAATGTATGTATCTCAAAGCGAAGGCGCTAATTTTTGGTTAAGTGTATTGACCGACCTTCAAAACAGAGGTGTAAAAGACATCCTGATTGCTTGCATTGATAACCTCAATGGATTCCCACAGGCCATAAATACAGTATTCCCTCAAACAGAAATCCAGACCTGTATCGTCCACCAGATACGCAACAGCCTGAAGTACGTGGCTTCTAAAGATCAAAAAGTATTTATGAAAGATCTTAAGCCGGTGTACCAGGCAGAAACCCTCGAACTGGCAGAACTTCGTTTAGAGCAATTAGAAGAAAAGTGGGGTAAGAAATATGAAAAGGTATTGGAATCATGGCGTAATAACTGGTCGAAGCTGACCACGTATTTTCAGTATGATACCACTATTCGTAAACTGATCTATACCACCAATACCATCGAAGGGTTTCACCGGCAAATCAGAAAAGTAACCAAAACCAAGGGTGGTTTCACATCCGATATGGCTCTGTTAAAACTGATCTATCTGGCTCATAACAACATTAAACAAAAATGGACGATGCCACTTTCTAATTGGGCGACAACGGCCCAGAAGCTGGCCATTTGGTTTCCTGGGAGAATGATATTAGATTTGATGTAG
- a CDS encoding thermonuclease family protein produces the protein MLKKHSYFFLLLTLLILAGCNPNNTKQPEADVYKVVKVKDGDTLGLLSSDNQEVTVRLAEIDCPEKSQAFGQAAKKFTSDLCFGKQVRLIGGEHDRYGRTVAQVVLIDGTNVNHELVKNGYAWQYKAYSKSIELAGLEQEARNSHLGLWQDPNPTPPWEFRREKKQPKADSLQTPKPKKHYHRLKPKLEYAA, from the coding sequence ATGTTAAAAAAACACTCCTACTTCTTCCTCTTACTAACACTCCTCATCCTTGCCGGCTGTAACCCCAACAACACCAAACAACCCGAAGCTGATGTTTACAAAGTAGTTAAAGTAAAAGACGGCGATACACTCGGTCTGCTCAGCAGCGATAACCAGGAAGTTACCGTGCGCCTTGCCGAGATTGATTGCCCCGAAAAATCGCAGGCTTTTGGGCAGGCGGCTAAAAAATTCACATCGGATCTTTGTTTTGGTAAACAGGTTAGGCTGATAGGCGGCGAACATGACCGTTATGGCCGCACAGTAGCACAGGTTGTTTTGATTGATGGTACCAACGTAAATCACGAACTGGTAAAGAACGGCTACGCCTGGCAGTACAAAGCTTACTCCAAAAGCATTGAGCTTGCCGGTTTAGAGCAAGAGGCGCGTAACAGTCACCTTGGTCTTTGGCAAGATCCCAATCCTACCCCTCCGTGGGAATTCCGAAGGGAAAAGAAACAGCCTAAGGCAGATTCGCTTCAAACCCCGAAACCTAAAAAACATTACCACAGGCTCAAGCCAAAGCTTGAATATGCAGCCTAA
- a CDS encoding penicillin acylase family protein, which produces MKITKALLSIAFTLLLIWALQKKFGIAPPLGKFLSPAEGFWQNAESKNILQTHQLKLKGLQGKVTIKFDENHIPHIFADNLHDLYYAQGYMTATDRLWQMDIQTRQAAGRLAEVIGPKVLDIDRYHRRMGMVYGAEKTLNAMMADPIVKNMILAYTDGINAYIHTLSPKDYPIEFKLLNYAPEDWKPINCAFLLKLMSETLAGGSNEFAMSNILKKFGPGITNDLFPDYPMHEDPIIPAGTKWDYFKPLTIPKPSAGFLASMTDSAKTKPRVEGIGSNNWAVAGSKTASGYPILANDPHLNLTLPSIWYQVQLSAPGMNVYGVSLPGAPCVILGFNNDISWGITNVDADVLDWYQEKFKDGQMNEYWYNNQWNKTTRRIEKIDVLGEKPIYDTVVYTHHGPVVYENKTQQDDGHDFVPIGHSLRWIAHEPSDELMAMYLLNTGKNYDDYRKALHYFSAPASNFVFASKTDIAITPNGKYPLKFKDQGKFILDGTDPANDWHGWIPFEHDPTVKNPARGFVSSANQSSTDPSYPYYINWSFAPYERGKRINNRLAAMNKATVDSMRILQSDTYSIRAQDILPAMLEYIDPTRLDATQLSAYHQINMWNKDVAANSIGASIYGYWWLATYHAIWEDEFADKNLQTNYPSADRTEQLILKEANSKWFDDVRTPEKETASDIISKAFNTAVKQLTDKQGKIGPNWQWGKVRPFEIASLSRQPAFGSGNFEAGGSGTTINALNDGHGPSWRMVVQMGPKVKGYGIFPGGESGNPGSFFYSDMLKTWQTGQLKELLFMQSVNEASPRIKSTYTLTAK; this is translated from the coding sequence ATGAAAATCACCAAAGCGTTATTATCTATAGCATTTACACTACTGCTCATCTGGGCGCTTCAAAAAAAATTCGGTATTGCTCCGCCATTAGGCAAGTTCCTGAGCCCGGCCGAGGGATTCTGGCAAAATGCCGAAAGCAAAAACATCCTGCAAACACATCAACTTAAATTAAAAGGTTTGCAAGGTAAGGTTACCATCAAATTTGACGAGAACCATATTCCACACATTTTTGCCGATAACCTGCATGATTTATATTACGCCCAGGGCTACATGACGGCAACCGACCGTCTCTGGCAAATGGACATCCAAACCCGTCAGGCTGCAGGCAGGTTGGCCGAAGTTATTGGTCCGAAGGTATTGGATATCGACCGCTACCATCGCCGCATGGGTATGGTTTATGGAGCCGAAAAAACGCTGAACGCCATGATGGCCGATCCTATTGTGAAAAACATGATCCTGGCTTATACCGATGGGATTAATGCTTACATCCACACATTGTCGCCAAAAGATTATCCTATCGAGTTTAAGCTTTTAAATTATGCCCCGGAGGATTGGAAACCCATCAACTGCGCTTTTTTGCTGAAGCTGATGTCTGAAACGTTAGCAGGAGGATCGAACGAGTTTGCGATGAGCAACATCCTCAAAAAATTCGGCCCGGGAATTACCAATGATCTCTTCCCCGATTACCCGATGCATGAAGATCCTATTATCCCGGCAGGTACCAAATGGGATTATTTTAAGCCTTTAACCATCCCCAAACCGTCTGCCGGCTTTTTAGCCAGTATGACGGATAGCGCCAAAACCAAGCCCCGCGTTGAAGGCATCGGCAGTAATAACTGGGCGGTGGCCGGCAGCAAAACTGCCAGTGGCTATCCTATTTTGGCTAACGATCCGCACCTTAACCTTACCCTGCCATCCATCTGGTACCAGGTACAGCTTTCGGCACCGGGTATGAATGTTTACGGCGTTTCGTTACCGGGAGCGCCCTGCGTTATTTTAGGTTTTAACAACGATATCAGCTGGGGTATTACCAATGTTGATGCCGATGTACTGGACTGGTACCAGGAAAAATTTAAAGACGGCCAGATGAACGAATACTGGTACAACAACCAGTGGAACAAAACTACCCGCCGTATTGAAAAGATAGATGTATTAGGGGAGAAACCAATATATGATACCGTAGTTTACACGCATCATGGTCCTGTTGTATATGAAAACAAGACCCAGCAGGATGATGGTCATGATTTTGTGCCGATAGGCCACTCATTACGGTGGATAGCGCACGAACCATCGGACGAATTGATGGCCATGTACCTGCTCAACACCGGCAAAAACTATGATGATTACCGCAAAGCCCTGCATTACTTCAGCGCCCCTGCATCAAACTTTGTGTTTGCCAGCAAAACGGATATTGCCATCACACCAAACGGGAAATACCCGCTTAAATTTAAAGACCAGGGCAAATTTATTTTAGATGGTACCGACCCGGCAAACGATTGGCACGGCTGGATCCCCTTTGAGCACGATCCGACCGTTAAAAACCCGGCCCGCGGCTTTGTAAGCTCGGCCAACCAATCATCAACCGATCCGAGTTATCCGTATTATATCAACTGGTCGTTTGCGCCTTATGAGCGCGGCAAGCGTATCAACAATCGTTTGGCTGCAATGAACAAGGCCACTGTTGATAGCATGCGGATTCTGCAAAGCGATACTTATAGCATCCGCGCGCAGGATATTTTGCCTGCCATGCTCGAATACATCGACCCAACAAGGCTTGATGCCACGCAGCTGAGCGCCTATCACCAAATTAATATGTGGAATAAGGATGTGGCGGCCAACTCCATAGGTGCCAGTATTTATGGTTATTGGTGGTTGGCTACCTATCATGCAATATGGGAAGATGAATTTGCAGATAAAAACCTGCAAACCAATTACCCATCTGCCGACAGAACAGAGCAGTTGATACTGAAAGAAGCAAATTCCAAATGGTTTGATGATGTGCGTACGCCCGAGAAAGAGACGGCTTCCGACATCATCAGCAAAGCATTTAACACAGCCGTTAAACAGCTTACTGATAAACAAGGCAAAATTGGCCCTAACTGGCAATGGGGCAAGGTAAGGCCATTTGAAATAGCCAGCCTCTCGCGCCAGCCGGCGTTTGGTTCAGGTAATTTTGAAGCAGGCGGCTCAGGCACAACAATTAACGCATTGAACGATGGTCATGGCCCGTCATGGCGTATGGTGGTGCAAATGGGGCCGAAAGTAAAAGGTTACGGCATCTTCCCCGGCGGCGAATCGGGCAATCCGGGCAGCTTCTTTTACAGCGATATGCTTAAAACCTGGCAAACCGGGCAGTTGAAAGAGCTGCTTTTCATGCAATCGGTAAACGAAGCGTCGCCGCGTATTAAATCAACCTATACATTAACCGCTAAATAA
- a CDS encoding lipid-binding SYLF domain-containing protein has product MKALKFFSLPLLLSLFFVLTSAKPVDDDSKQTERLHNASNVLKEFAKMKESIPHDLLDQYEGIVIIPKLINAGFGIGGKRGKGVAMVKLDNGKWSDPVFVTLTGGSFGLQIGVQSVDLVLVFRHKGVLTKVKNGDFTIGGDISAAAGPVGRSSTASTDYKLQAEVYSYSRSRGLFAGISINGSNLGIDKDSNAAYYGAKATSQDIFAQGASDKEAVKTLKETLASF; this is encoded by the coding sequence ATGAAAGCATTAAAATTTTTTAGTCTTCCCCTGTTACTGAGCCTCTTTTTTGTATTAACATCGGCCAAACCGGTAGATGACGACAGCAAGCAAACGGAACGTTTGCACAATGCGTCGAACGTATTGAAAGAATTTGCCAAAATGAAGGAAAGTATCCCCCACGATCTTCTTGACCAGTATGAAGGCATTGTAATTATCCCTAAGCTTATTAATGCCGGTTTCGGTATTGGCGGTAAACGCGGAAAAGGCGTTGCCATGGTGAAACTGGATAACGGTAAATGGAGCGACCCTGTTTTTGTTACACTTACCGGTGGTAGCTTCGGTTTGCAGATCGGCGTTCAATCTGTTGATCTGGTTTTGGTATTCCGTCATAAAGGTGTGTTAACCAAAGTTAAAAACGGCGATTTTACCATTGGCGGCGATATTTCGGCTGCTGCAGGCCCGGTTGGCCGCAGCTCTACGGCCAGTACCGATTATAAATTGCAGGCCGAAGTTTATTCATACTCCCGCAGTCGTGGTTTATTTGCAGGTATCAGCATTAATGGCTCAAACCTGGGTATCGATAAAGATTCGAACGCGGCGTATTACGGTGCCAAAGCTACCTCGCAGGATATTTTTGCGCAGGGAGCAAGCGATAAGGAAGCAGTGAAAACTTTAAAAGAAACTTTAGCTTCATTTTAA
- a CDS encoding acyl transferase codes for MNNPGKQQVFSISNQHQFNETALQVFRYQAVNNPVYRQFISGLGIDLDIVTSVEQIPFLPIEFFKSHTILSTTDPVEVTFTSSGTTGMITSSHQVTDKTWYEDSFRNAFDMFYGDIKNYTVLALLPSYLEREGSSLIYMVDDLIKQSSNSDSGFFLYNHDELYHQLKKQQAAEKPTLLIGVTFGLLDFIENYRIDFPELIVMETGGMKGRRKEMIREELHEILCNGFGVKQIHSEYGMTELLSQAYSKGDGIFECPPWMRIIIRDTNDPLTTLQSGKTGGISVIDLANINSCAFIATQDLGKIQPDGSFEVLGRFDQSDIRGCNLLIA; via the coding sequence ATGAACAACCCCGGTAAACAACAGGTATTTTCTATCAGTAACCAACATCAATTTAACGAAACCGCTTTGCAGGTTTTCAGGTACCAGGCTGTGAACAATCCCGTTTACAGGCAGTTTATTAGCGGATTGGGTATTGATTTAGATATTGTTACCTCTGTTGAACAAATCCCGTTTTTACCTATCGAGTTTTTTAAATCGCATACCATACTCAGCACTACCGATCCCGTTGAGGTGACCTTTACCAGTTCGGGCACTACCGGTATGATTACCAGTAGTCACCAGGTTACGGATAAAACATGGTACGAGGATAGTTTTCGCAATGCATTCGATATGTTTTATGGGGATATCAAGAATTATACGGTGCTTGCGCTGCTTCCATCCTATTTAGAGCGCGAAGGCTCATCACTTATTTATATGGTTGATGACCTGATTAAACAGTCAAGTAATTCCGATAGCGGCTTCTTTCTGTATAATCACGATGAGCTTTATCATCAGCTTAAAAAACAACAGGCAGCAGAAAAACCAACACTTTTAATCGGCGTAACATTCGGTCTCCTCGATTTTATTGAGAATTATCGGATTGATTTTCCCGAACTGATTGTGATGGAAACCGGCGGCATGAAAGGCCGCCGCAAGGAAATGATCCGCGAAGAACTGCACGAAATTTTATGCAACGGCTTTGGTGTGAAACAGATCCACTCGGAGTATGGCATGACCGAATTATTATCACAAGCCTACTCCAAAGGAGATGGTATTTTTGAATGCCCGCCATGGATGCGTATCATCATCCGCGATACTAACGATCCGCTAACTACGTTACAATCAGGTAAAACAGGCGGTATCAGTGTTATCGATCTGGCAAATATCAACTCATGCGCATTCATTGCCACACAGGATCTGGGTAAAATACAACCTGATGGATCATTTGAAGTGCTTGGCAGGTTTGATCAGAGTGATATCCGCGGCTGTAATTTGCTGATAGCTTAG